One genomic segment of Carassius carassius chromosome 21, fCarCar2.1, whole genome shotgun sequence includes these proteins:
- the LOC132097839 gene encoding uncharacterized protein LOC132097839 produces MPRSYLKSDEARDAAEMKYLLASKIRRRKEEIHNYIQERRAEIHKRIRYRRHLFLNYRSTRTIPSPDEEDLQNHVPILADPDWWERVVMTEFGPEDWLDKFHVTRDIFLLLSAKLKPQLEQVYIEQSGQTITLERCIAMALMRLSTSTEYCFLSELFGVPIPAVCQCVREVCEAIILLLKPLYMQLPADHELEEHAEQFRTLWGFPHCIGVIDSLHIPVKSLPTDT; encoded by the exons ATGCCACGTTCATACTTGAAATCAGACGAGGCGAGAGATGCTGCGGAGATGAAATATTTACTCGCTTCCAAAATTAGGAGGCGCAAAGAAGAAATTCACAACTACATACAAGAAAGGCGAGCTGAAATCCACAAACGAATCAGATATCGAAGGCATCTTTTCCTCAATTACCGGAGCACGAGAACG ATACCATCACCAGATGAAGAAGACCTGCAAAATCATGTCCCAATCCTTGCAGACCCAGACTGGTGGGAGAGAGTTGTGATGACAGAATTTGGACCAGAAGACTGGCTTGACAAGTTCCACGTCACAAGAGACATCTTCCTGCTTCTGAGTGCTAAACTCAAGCCTCAGCTCGAGCAAGTGTATATAGAGCAAAGTGGACAGACCATTACACTGGAGAGATGTATTGCCATGGCCTTAATGCGTTTGTCCACCAGCACAGAATACTGCTTTTTAAGTGAACTCTTCGGTGTGCCCATCCCGGCTGTGTGTCAGTGTGTACGAGAGGTATGTGAAGCCATCATTTTGTTACTAAAACCCCTCTACATGCAGTTACCTGCTGATCATGAACTTGAAGAACATGCGGAGCAATTTCGTACTCTGTGGGGTTTTCCTCACTGCATTGGTGTCATCGACTCCCTTCACATCCCTGTTAAATCGCTCCCCACGGACACATAG
- the dohh gene encoding deoxyhypusine hydroxylase, protein MANHTDISAVGRILVNPRQDLTTRFRALFTLRNLGGPEAITWISEAFVDESALLKHELAYCLGQMQDERAIPILETVLKDTNQEPMVRHEAGEALGAIGNPKVLDLLKKYAEDPVIEVAETCQLAVRRLEWLMNGGEKTAEGTDENPYCSVDPAPPAPRKTVLELRAQLLDESLSLFDRYRAMFALRNLGTEEAVLALGDGLQCSSALFRHEIGYVLGQIQHEASIPQLQAALEKTNENAMVRHECAEALGSIGKEACLQILERYRKDQERVVKESCEVALDMLEYENSSQFQYADGLLRLQSA, encoded by the exons ATGGCAAATCATACGGATATATCAGCGGTGGGGAGGATTCTGGTCAACCCAAGGCAGGACCTGACAACGCGCTTTAGAGCACTTTTTACTCTTCGCAACCTTGGTGGACCAGAGGCCATTACATGGATCAGTGAAGCTTTTGTGGATGAATCTGCACTTCTGAAGCATGAGCTGGCATACTGCCTCGGCCAAATGCAAGACGAGCGGGCCATTCCTATCCTAGAGACGGTCCTGAAAGACACTAATCAAGAGCCAATGGTCAGACATGAAGCAG GAGAAGCACTGGGAGCCATTGGAAATCCCAAAGTCTTAGATTTATTAAAGAAATATGCAGAAGATCCAGTAATTGAG GTGGCAGAAACATGTCAGCTGGCAGTCCGGAGGCTGGAGTGGCTCATGAATGGTGGGGAAAAGACAGCAGAGGGGACAGATGAAAACCCCTACTGCTCTGTAGACCCCGCACCTCCTGCCCCAAGAAAAACTGTCCTGGAACTGAGGGCACAGCTCTTAGACGAAAGCCTGTCGCTGTTTGACCGCTATAGAGCTATGTTTGCACTGAGGAATCTTGGGACTGAAGAGGCTGTTCTGGCTCTTGGAGATG GTCTTCAGTGCAGCAGTGCCTTGTTCCGTCACGAAATCGGCTACGTCTTGGGTCAAATCCAGCACGAGGCCAGCATCCCTCAGCTGCAGGCAGCTTTGGAGAAGACCAATGAGAACGCCATGGTAAGACACGAGTGCGCAGAAGCACTGGGCTCCATCGGGAAGGAGGCTTGCTTACAGATCCTAGAGCGCTACAGGAAGGACCAGGAGCGGGTGGTGAAGGAGAGCTGTGAGGTGGCCCTGGACATGCTGGAGTATGAGAACAGCTCGCAGTTCCAGTACGCAGACGGACTGCTTAGACTGCAAAGTGCTTAG
- the fzr1a gene encoding fizzy/cell division cycle 20 related 1a, which yields MDQDYERRLLRQINIQNDNTSPMKVRDVICHLTPTPESPLSSPSKHGDRFIPSRAGANWSINFHRINENEKSPSQNKKTKDATSDTGKADGLAYSALLKNELLGAGIEKVLDPQTEDRRLQPSTPERRSLFNYSLSAKRSTPDDNSVSPYSLSPVSSKSQKLLRSPRKPTRKISKIPFKVLDAPELQDDFYLNLVDWSSLNVLSVGLGTCVYLWSACTSQVTRLCDLSVEGDSVTSVGWSERGNLVAVGTHKGFVQIWDATAGKKLFALEGHTARVGALAWNADQLSSGSRDRMILQRDIRTPPLQSERRLQGHRQEVCGLKWSTDHQLLASGGNDNKLLVWNHSSVLPMQQYTEHLAAVKAIAWSPHQHGLLASGGGTADRCIRFWNTLTAQPLQCIDTGSQVCNLAWSKHTNELVSTHGYSQNQILVWKYPSLTQVAKLTGHSYRVLYLAMSPDGEAIVTGAGDETLRFWNVFSKTRSTKESVSVLNLFTRIR from the exons ATGGATCAGGACTATGAGCGCCGGTTACTGCGGCAGATCAACATCCAGAATGACAACACCAGCCCCATG aaagTGAGAGATGTGATCTGTCACCTGACCCCCACCCCTGAGTCTCCGCTGTCATCACCAAGCAAGCATGGTGACCGATTCATACCATCTCGAGCTGGAGCTAACTGGAGCATTAACTTTCACAGAATAAAT GAAAATGAAAAGTCACCAAGCCAAAATAAAAAAACCAAAGACGCAACATCAGATACTGGCAAAG CTGACGGCTTGGCGTATTCTGCCCTGCTGAAGAATGAGTTGCTTGGGGCTGGTATTGAGAAGGTTCTGGATCCTCAAACAGAAGATCGACGTCTACAGCCCTCCACACCCGAGAGGAGGAGCCTCTTTAAT TATTCGCTCAGTGCCAAAAGATCCACACCCGATGATAACAGCGTGTCCCCGTACTCCCTCTCACCTGTTAGCAGCAAAAG CCAGAAGCTGCTGCGGTCGCCAAGAAAACCTACGCGCAAAATTTCTAAAATTCCTTTTAAGGTGCTAGATGCACCAGAGCTACAAGATGACTTCTACCTCAACTTAGTGGACTGGTCCTCTTTAAATGTGCTCAGTGTTGGACTGGGTACTTGTGTTTACCTTTGGAGTGCCTGCACCAGTCAA GTAACGCGACTATGTGACCTATCAGTGGAGGGTGACTCAGTCACATCGGTGGGCTGGTCAGAGAGA GGCAATCTTGTCGCTGTGGGTACACATAAAGGCTTTGTACAAATTTGGGATGCTACCGCTGGCAAAAAGCTGTTTGCCTTGGAGGGACACACAGCAAGAGTTG GTGCATTGGCCTGGAATGCAGATCAGCTGTCATCGGGCAGCCGGGaccgcatgatccttcagagagaCATCAGGACGCCCCCTCTGCAGTCAGAGCGCAGGCTGCAGGGTCATAGACAAGAGGTCTGCGGACTCAAGTGGAGCACTGACCATCAGCTGCTGGCTTCCGGAGGAAATGACAACAAG CTGTTAGTGTGGAATCACTCGAGCGTGTTACCGATGCAGCAGTACACAGAACACCTGGCCGCAGTGAAGGCCATCGCCTGGTCTCCTCACCAACACGGGCTGCTGGCCTCTGGAGGTGGAACGGCAGACCGCTGCATCCGCTTCTGGAACACTCTCACAGCGCAGCCACTGCAGTGTATCGACACAGGCTCACAAGTCTGCAACCTGGCCTGGTCCAAACACACCAATGAACTG GTCAGCACACATGGTTACTCTCAGAATCAGATCCTCGTGTGGAAATATCCCTCACTTACTCAAGTAGCCAAATTGACTGGCCACTCTTATAGGGTGCTTTATCTG gcaATGTCTCCTGATGGAGAGGCAATAGTGACTGGTGCAGGTGATGAAACTCTACGTTTCTGGAATGTATTTAGTAAAACACGATCAACAAAG gaATCTGTGTCAGTTTTAAACCTCTTCACCAGAATACGATAA
- the smim24 gene encoding small integral membrane protein 24: protein MKTDELMLNWDTVEQTTVLMDLGKNNESLDEEFFKDYKPTENDPLTPPKHIIYLLLAVSVTGVTLYAIIRHLIQDLIHDLADFLFGEQPVEEPETLWERRDKFRADWIPEAMPELEAINIIAFMIISASICQAQAGGQRSSGTAKVTLQPWLVGLTAVVVFLFIVFVLLIVKRLFFKKDKAELEENHSFYENKAADLEANEETKQTSF, encoded by the exons atgaaaactgaTGAGCTGATGTTAAACTGGGACACAGTGGAGCAAACAACAGTACTTATGGATTTAGGCAAAAACAATGAAAGTCTTGATGAGGAATTTTTCAAGGACTACAAACCCACTGAAAATGATCCGCTCACTCCACCCAAGCATATAATTTATCTGCTGCTAGCTGTGAGCGTGACAGGAGTCACCCTTTATGCCATCATAAGACACCTCATCCAAGATCTCATCCATGATCTGGCAG ATTTCCTGTTTGGAGAGCAGCCTGTGGAAGAGCCGGAGACTCTCTGGGAAAGGCGGGATAAGTTTAGGGCAGACTGGATTCCAGAGGCAATGCCTGAGCTGGAGGCCATT AATATCATTGCCTTCATGATAATCTCTGCCTCCATTTGTCAGGCTCAAGCTG GTGGTCAACGGTCATCAGGTACAGCTAAAGTCACATTACAGCCGTGGCTGGTGGGACTGACAGCcgttgttgtttttctctttatTGTCTTCGTCCTCCTCATCGTGAAAAGACTCTTTTTCAAGAAAGACAA AGCTGAGCTAGAAGAAAATCATTCATTTTATGAAAACAAAGCAGCTGATCTGGAGGCAAATGAGGAGACCAAGCAGACCTCTTTCTAA